A region of the Stieleria neptunia genome:
ATCTCTTCAAGTGGGATAGGCTTCCAGCCCAGGGCTGTAAGGGTATCGCGTGACCGCGATTTTTGTGTATTCCCGTGTTTTACGCTACACGGAGGTTCGCGATGTCATCGAAAGTTTTTGATCGGTTTGTAACCAAGGCACCATTTGCTGTCATGACCAGGGCGCTCACGCAGGACTTTATCGGGAGCGATTTGCAACTGGTTTTCGATAACAATCGAGAAAAGCAGTATGAGTACCTCGCCACATTCCAGGCAGTGGCGATGACGGTCGCTGACGTGGCCTTGAATTTCAGCGAGAATTTCAATCAAGCCTACAAGGAGCACAAAGAGAATCTCGACGTTTCTCGACAGTCATTCTATGCCAAAACCAGAGGCATAGAACCAGCGGTAAGTGAGTCGCTCGTTTCGCACGCGGCAAAGCGGACTATCCAAATGCAAGACGCGATGGGGTTCACACCCTGGGAATTGCTTCCAGGTTATCGTTGCTTGAGTATTGATGGGAATGTCTTGGCGAAGTCTGACAAAAGATTGAAAGACCTTCGAGACGTCAAGGGTGCACCGTTGCCGGGTAAACTAGTCGCGAGGTTTGACCTACAGCGACAGGTGTTTGACCGCGCGTACGTGCTGCTTGACGGCCACGCGCAAGAGTCGACGTGTTGCGATCGGATCGTGGATGATATCCAGCCGAATGATGTCGTAATTGCGGACCGGCATTATTGCATCGTCCCATTCCTCAACAAACTCGCTCAATCCAAAAGCTTCTTCGTGATCCGCCAGCACGGGCGTTTGAAAGGCGTTTTACTGGGAAAACGCAAACGCATTGGCCGCAGCAGCACAGGCGTAGTCTACGAACAAGCGTTGAAACTATCTGCTGCCGAAGATGCCATGGTGGTTCGCCGAATCACTGTCATATTGGACTCGCCAACGCGAGATGGCGACGAAGAGATTCACGTGTTGACGAATCTTCCCGCCACAGTTTCGGCTAAGGACGTGGCAGAGGTTTACCGGCATCGCTGGGAAGAAGAAACCGCGTTCAATATTTTACAGATGACGCTCACTTGCGAGAAATCAGGTGTCGGTCATCCCAAAGCAGCAACGTTCCTGTTTTGTATGTCGCTGCTCGCGTTCAATCTTCGACAAACCATCTTTGCGGCTTTGTTTGCGACCCATGACGAATCAGAGGTGGAAGCGATCAGCCACTTTCACGTCTCAAAAAATGTCTCCGATAAAACCGAAGGGATGTTGATTGCGATCACCGAGGACGAGTGGGCAGAATTGATTCCGACGACAATCAAAGGCCTCGTCGCGATGCTGAAGAAGATCGCTCGGACGATCGACCTAAAGGAGTACAGAAAATCGGTCCGCGGCCCGAAGAAGAAAAAGCCGCACCGATCAAGGAATGTAGCCTCGTCTCATGTTTCGACCGCGAAACTGCTAGGATTGACCTAGCAGGATACCCTTACAGCCCTGGGCTTCCAGCCTGTCATGACAGCATCGACAGGCTGGAAGCCTATCCCACTCATTTTCCGTTCGTTGCTTCGTTCTTTCCAGAATTCTTCAGTCGACCACGCGGAGCCGTTCTGACATGCCGACCCTGATCCTCTCCCACTGCTGCCGATCCAATCGTTCTTCGGCATGGCTGCTCGTTCTTCTTGCCTGCGTTGCCGGGTTGGATGCCACGCCGTCGCTCGTTGCACAAGACGACGGCACGCGATCCGAGCCGGCCGATCCGCTGTCCATCAAACTATTGGAAATGGACTTGACCGCGACTGCCAAACTGTTCGCCCGACATGATTTGGATGACGACGGGGCGCTCAGCAAGTCCGAGTGCGAGCGGCTCAAGTGGACCAGCGAAGAGATCCGTCCGTTTGATCTCAATCGCAGCGGCGACCTGCAGCATGTCGAAGTCACGCTCAAGCTGGCAACCGAACGTGAAAACGCAGGCATCGTTCAGATGGATTCGATCCTGGCCGACCGTTACACCAAGCGTTACGACAGCAACCGAGACGGCAAATTGCAGCTGCGGGAATTAGAGGACAACACGTTTTCGGACCAGATCGACAGCTACGACCGAAATTCCGACGACGAACTTTCTCCGGAGGAACTGATTCGCGGATTGGCGTTCGAGCGCAAGTTTCGCGACGAACTGGGCGTCAAGGGTTGTGACCAAGGCGGCGCGATGTCGCTGATCAACCAGGGCGATGCCAACGGGGATCGTCAGCTGGGCGGCGACGAACTTGAAACGGTGGGGTTGGATGCGGCAACGATGAAGTTCGATCGAAACGACAGCGAATCGTTGTCGGTCTCGGAGCTGGCCGAATACTTGGCCGATCGCCGCATGCGGATGGGCATGACACCCTCGGATCAACTGCTCGCCCGCAACGTGATTCGCAGGGCCGATCAGGACGGCGACGGCTTGGTGTCAGCGGATCGGTTTCGTCAAGCTGACAGCGATTTGGACCTCGGCAGCCCCGACGAGAACGGTGACGGAAATCTGTCCCTGTTGGAGATGGAAACCTACTTGGCCAAACAACGCCAACGCCTTGGGTTTGACGACGAAGCCGCCAAGCGTGCATCGATCTTGATCGCCAGAAACGATTCCAACGGCGACCGCAAGCTTTCCAAGGCGGAACTGGTCGCCAGCGGCGCCAACCGCGACAGCCCGCTTTCGCCCCAAAAGCTCAGCCTGGTCGATCAAGACGGCGACGCGGCCATCGACATGAAAGAACTGGCCCGGTTCATCCAAAAAACCAAATGAAAGGTAGGAAAAAGTCGGTCGCTGGAATTTGAGACCGGTGGGCAACGATCGGGTCTCGTTTTTGTCGCACCCTTTTTCTGCCTTCCTTTCCAGAAGACCAGGCTCTGGCGTTCCAATCGCTGCAACCCTTCCAGCGAGAGGCGTTGAGTCCGGTTTCAACTTCACTCGAATTGGACTGCCTGAACCGGACACCTAGTGTTGGGCGGGGGAGTCCGCCACCCGAGTCGTGCGGCACCCTGTTTTGAATGGGAGCCAACGAATCAGGGGAACCTTGAGTGTCAGATACATCTTCCGCTTTCACCACCGGATTTCAGCTCGGCGACGCCGTCACCGCCAAGTCTCAGCCCGACATCACGGGGGTCGTCATGAATGCAATGACGGGGGCTGCTGAGGCGCAATATGTCGTCTTCATGGAGGGGGCTCCGAAAACGTACTACGAATCGCAACTGCAGCGTGCGGTGGATTCCAAGCCGGTTTCGCAACGGATCCCGGTCGAACGCTTTAACGCCTACCTCAGTTCCCTTCAGATTGAGCATCCCAGTGCGTCGACACTGTATTCCCTCCACTCGGCGAAAATCGAGAGCATTCCCTATCAATTCCGACCGGTCCTAAAATTCATTCGGTCGGATCGTCCGCGACTCTTGATCGCCGACGGTGTCGGAGTCGGAAAGACGATCGAAGCCGGGTTGATTCTCAAGGAGATGCAGTCCCGACGAGACCTCAATTCGGTCTTGATCATTTGTCCCAAGCCGCTGATTGTGGAAAAGAAATGGCAAGCGGAAATGCAGCGATTCGACGAGCGCTTTACCCAGCTTGACGGGAAGGAACTGCGTCACTGTATCGACGAATTCGCACGCGAAGGTGAGTGGCCCTCGCAACACTCCAAGACGATTCTGCCTTATTCGTTGTTGGACGAAGCCCTGCTTTCCGGGACCGCCAAAGGCCAACGACTCGGCCGGCCCGGATTGGAACAGTTGGACCCTCCGCCGCGTTTCGACCTGGTGATCGTCGATGAAGCTCATCATGTCCGGAACCCTTCCACGTTGAAGCATCAGGCCGTCAAGTACTTTTGCGATCAAGCCGACGCAGTGGTGTTTCTCACCGCAACACCCCTGGAAATGGAATCCGGCGACCTTTACGAATTGCTGCACCTGCTGAGGCCCGACCTGATTGTCGATCGCCCCAGTTTTGAACACATGGCGGCGCCGAATGCACATCTCAATCGCGCCATCGGAGCCCTGCGCGGCTGCTGTGAAAATTGGCGATCGGATGCACTCGACGCGATCGCCGAGGCGGGAGAAACGCCTTGGGGCCGCAGCATGCTGGCTCGCAATCCGATTTTTTCGGCCGTCAAGGCAACGCTCAACCGATGTGATGCGAGTGACGAAGACCGTGTTCGGTCCATCAAACAACTCGAAGGGTTGCATTCCTTTTCAGGAATCATCAACAGGACGCGCCGCCGCGACATCGGGACGTTCACGATCCGTCGCCCGGAAACGATCGAAGCGGAGTTTACCGAATCTCAGCGTCGTCTTCACGACAGGGTTCTCGACCTCCAGTCAAAGATTCTGCAAAGCTTGCACGGCAATACCAGCGTCAAGTTCATGATGACGACGATTCGTCGACAGGCGGCAAGCTCCCTGTTCGGACTCGTTCCATTGCTCGAAGATATTCTCAAGCGGCGATTCGAGGAATTGCGGCAAGACGGATTGGACGAAGACATCGAGTCGATCGACCACCGTGCAATCGAGCAGATCGAAGATCAGGTTCGGCAGGTCATCCAGGACGCGAGCAATCTGGATCACACCGATGCGAAACTTCACAGTCTGCTAGAGATCTTACTGGAACGAAAGCAGTTGCCCAATTACCGCGTCATGGTGTTCAGCGCGTTCCGTCACACGCTCACGTATTTACACGAACAACTCAGTCGCCAAGGACTTCGCGTGGGCGTCGTCCACGGCGGAACACCGGACGAAGATCGAGTGCAAATGCGGCAGCGATTCAAGTTGCCCTGTGAAGCAAGCGAAGCGCTCGACGTGCTCTTGTTCTCCGAGGTGGGATGCGAGGGCCTGGACTATCAATTCTGCGATTGCATCGTCAATTATGACCTGCCGTGGAACCCGATGCGAATCGAGCAGCGTATCGGTCGAATCGATCGACGCGGACAGCAAAGCGAATGTGTCTCGATCTACAACCTCATTACGCCGGGGACCGTCGACGCCGAAATCTACCAGCGTTGTCTCAAACGCATCGGTGTCTTCGAACGTGAAATCGGTGCCGGAGAAGAAATACTCGGCAAGATCACGCGAACGCTTCACGACATTGCCGAGAACCAGCAGTTGACCGAAGAGGAGCGGAGAGAACAGTTGCAACAATTGGCCGACAATGAGATCCGCCTGCTTCAAGAGAAACAAGAACTGGAAGAAAAACAGTTCGATCTCCTCGGGCTACAGGTTTCCAACACCGATGTGGACGACGCCACCAGTTTCTGGCTGGAGCCCGCGGCGCTTCAAAACCTGGTCACGGAATACTTGGAAGATCGCGTGGGAGGAAGTCACGAGTTCATTTCAGGAGGAACCGATCTCAAGACGTTGAGGCTGTCACGTGAGGCGCGGCAACTGTTGCTCGAAGACTTTTTTCGTCTGCCCGCCGACCGGGCCGAGAGTTTTCGACGATGGAAACATTGGCTCAAGGACAGTGACCAGCGTCTGGCAATCGCGTTTCGATCGGAGTGCGCCGCAGAGGCACCTGATGCCACGCTGATCACCCCGCAGCATCCGCTGGTGCGACAAGCTTCTGCCTACATCAACGATGTGCTGCGCGAGCCGGTGGTCGTCTGCGAAGTCGCCAGTACCGAGATCCCGCCCGGCTCCTATCCGTTTGTCATCTACGAGTGGAAGTACGACGGATTGCACCAGGACCTTCGTCTGATTCCGATCGCCAAGGATGACGACGTCACGGCGGAACTCCTTCGCTGGCTCGAGACGGCGTCCGACGCAAGTCGTTCGGCCGAAACGATTCTGGATGATGGTGAGCTTCGCGAGCTTGAAGATCGCCATTACCGCTTGTGGGCCGAATCCAGGAAAGAGCATTGCGACCAAATGGCACGCATCGTTTCCTTCCAAAAAGAAAGCCTCGATGCAAGCCACCAAGCCGCCTCCGAAGTGTGTCTCGCACAACTGAAGATGGCCAAGGATGAAAAAATTCGGCGGATGCGACGCAAACAGTTGGAAAATGCCGAGGCCGCCTACCAGCGTCGATCCGCGGAACTCGAACAAATGGCTGGGCGTGCCGATATCGTGACACGACTGGTCGCCCGCGGCACCGTGATCGTCAACGGGGGCCAATGATGCCAGTCGATTACGATCGAATTTGTCGAGAGAATCTCCGGAAGTTCGGTGAGGAAACGGCGCATCTGGAGATCCTCCGCGCGCTGTACAACAAACGGACACACTTCATCTACGAGCTACTTCAAAACGCGGACGATGCGGAAGCGAAGCAAGTTCTGTTCGAAGTCGATTCCGGCGCCTTCATCTGCCGGCACGACGGTCGCCTGTTTGCCGAACAGGATGTCATCGGAATCAGCGCCGTTTGCAACAGCACGAAAGTCTCGAATCTCAGCAAGATCGGCAAGTTCGGCATCGGGTTCAAGTCGGTCTACAACTACACTCGGACGCCCCAAGTGCATTCCGGTGAAGAGCACTTTCGAATTGAGCACTATGTTCGTCCCCGCCCGATCGCTCCCGAGCCTCATCTGCCTGGTTGCCCGACGAGCTTTGTCCTACCGTTTGACGCCGAGATCGACGCGGCGACGGCGCAACAGGAAATCGGCGAGGAACTGATATCGCTGATCCCTCGAAATTTGTTGTTCCTCAATCATCTTCACCGTGTTGAATTCCGGATCGCGAATCGGCCATCGGTTTCACTCTTTCGTACGATCGACGACAGGGGGACTCACGCCTGGGTGTCGGTCTCTCGTGCGTCTGAGGACTCGAGTTCGCAAGAACATTGGTTGGTCTTTCAGCGGCCCGTCGTGCGTTCCGACGCGGACGGTCAAAACCGCGTGCAAATCGCATTCAAGCTTGAACGTGATACCGACGGCGGTCGTCCACGCGTCGAGCCGCTTTCCTCGCCGCCGTTGTATGTTTCGTTTCCCACCGAACGACGTTTGCAAGTCGGCTGCATCATTCAGGGGCCATTCCGCACCAACCCGGCGCGCGACAACGTCCAAGAGGCAGACCAATGGAACCGTCACCTTGCCGACGAAACGTCACAACTGCTCGCCGATACTCTGCCGGAACTTCGCGCCCTCGAGCTGCTGACAGCGGAACTGTTGCAATCCTTGCCGATCCAGCAGTCTGCTTTTCCCGAAGGATCTCTGTTTGCGCCCCTCTTTGACGCCACAAAGCTGGTTCTCGGCACTCAACCGCTGTTGCCGGCGGACGACGGTTCATTCATCGAAGGCGCCGTAGCGCGCCTCGCCGGCTCCGATGACGTTCGTGACCTGATCGATGCGTCACAGCTTTCGGAGCTTACCGCCGATTCGCGGCTTGCCGTCGATTCACGTTCGGCCAAATGGCTCAGCGGAGACATCACCGCAAACAAAACGCCCGTGTTGAGGCGATTCCTGGTTGAAGAGCTTGGCGTCGAGGAGTTTCGGGCCAATCGTATTGGGGAACTGCTGACCGACGAATTTCTTCAGGCCCAAGAAGATGCATGGATGATTCGGCTGTATCAGTTTCTGCTGCACCGCGAATCACTCTGGTCGCAGCGCGGCGGTGGACGTCCCGGTGAATTGAGAAACAGGCGGTTGATTCGATTGGACTGTGGCCGTCATGTGGCGCCGTTTGACGAACACCTGTCACCCCTGGCATACCTTCCGAGCGAACGATGCAATACGTTTCCAGTGGTGAAACGGTCGATCGCCAGTGACCCGTTCGCGACCGAGTTCCTCCAGCGGTTAGGGCTCACCGAACCGGATTTGACGGATGAAGTCCTCTTTGGCATCCTGCCCAAATACGACGATGCCGTCGACACGAATCCGGTTGACATCGATTCATACTGGGAAGACGTGTCGCAGATTGTTGCATCGCTCCAACACACCGATTCCATGTCGGTGGAAAAATGGAACCGTCTCCAGAGGCGACTTCAAGAGACCCCGTTTCTGCTCGCTGAAGACGTGCATGGAAGGACCGGCCTGGAGCGACCGGCCGCGATTTATCAGCGATCGCCCGAATTGCTGGCCTATTTTGCGGGGAATGATCAGGCACGCTTCCTAACGTCGGACGTCGCCCCGCGCGTCGAGCCGGGGCTAGCGAAGCTGCGTATCGCTTCGCTTCCCCGGATCCGTCCATTGACTCCAGACTTATCCGATGAACAGCTTGCCGAACTCAGGGGCGGTCAAAAGTCGACTCGGGAAGAAACGCTCGTCGATTTTGATCTCGATGGGCTGCAACACGCTCTGATGCAAATTCAGAACGCGGGTCCCCAGCTGGCCTTGGCACGATCCCTCTCGCTTTGGAATCTGCTCGAGCGTTTGTATGCGGACGGAAACGGCCGCGGATGGGAAGGAGAGCATCGGTGGTACTACCGCACCGAACAGGTTCGGTATTTCAACTCCCGTTTGGTGAAAACGCTCCAAGAAAGCGCCTGGCTGCCGACCTCCGAGGGGACGTTACGGCGTCCCACGGAAGTCGCGTTTGACGACCTGCCGTCTGGCTTTACGCCACACAAAAAACTGATCGACCTGCTCGGGTTCCGCCAGTCGGAGCACGACGCGAGCGAGCGTGCGGCAGAGTTGCTAAGACCGTTTGGTGTGACCGCCGATGACCTGAAATTGATTCAACAGGATCCGGATGGGTTTCAGCATTGGAGAGAATCGCAGCAGCGATCAAGGTCCCGCGAACACTTTCCAGATCGCCCTTCATCGAACCCGCAACGACGCGAGGAAAGGGTGATGGAGGAGGTTGCCGCTGCCCCAGAAAAACAGTTCGAATCCAAAACCAGGACGGTCCGTGTTTCCAAGAGCGGCATGGAAATGCGCACTTGGCTGAGACGCCAATACACCGACGATTCGGAACAGATGTATTGCCAGATCACTCAACAGGTCATGCCGTTCCGAAAACGGAACGGTGACCACTATTTTGAAGCCGTCGAAATGTTTAGTGGTTTGGGCAAAGAACATCGCGCCGCCTATCTGGCCCTCTCTCCGGTCGCAGCCGCGAAGTACAAGGAATTCGTCAAGGCGGATGCAAAGGCGATGGAAGTATTTTGTGCGAGGATTCTGAAAACGACAGAGAATCAAATCCCACTCGAACTCGGTGATGAACGCGTGAACGTCCGATTCACCGACCAGCACGCGCGCGATCTGCGCACCCTGTTGAAACAACTCGCCCCACTCCGAACTCCGTCACCGGCTGATCCACCAATCGGACCGCATCCTGTTGCCTTTCCGCAAACCGAAATCCCGACGATCAACTGTAACCGTACACCAGAACCGTTGTAGGTGCAGGGTTGAGAGCTCTGGTATCGCTAAGCAAATCACCGCATTTTGCAATGCCTTCAGCTGCTTGGTTTGCCGAAAAGCTGAAGTATACTGGTGGACATGTGAGCCACAGGAACGAACAAAACTCTGTGTGGCACCTGATTTTCGATTTGTATTCTTGAAGCTACTTTGCTGTGCCACCTTTAGAAGAGCTTATCGAGCAGTACTACGCGTCGCTTCGCAAAAACGCAAGCCAAATGCTTCGGCGTTATCCGTCAATCAAACGGTGGGAGGAGACCGATGATGTTGTGCAACTTTCACTTGTGCGACTGATTCGCTCACTTGAGTCAACACCGCTTGAGTCAGAGCTACATTTCCGACGACTGGCAGGTTTGCAAGTTCGCAGGATGCTGATTGACTTGGCCCGTTCATTTTCCGGCCCCCATGGATTGAACCGCAATCACGAAACCCACTATGGAAACAAGAGCTTGTACGAAAACCTTGCCGTACATGATGCAGGTACTGCAGGTGAAATCACGCTAGAGGACTGGGGCGAGTTCCATTTGCTCGTCGGTGAACTCAAGGGCGAAGACCGCGACATGTTTGATCTTTTGTGGTACTCAGGACTTTCGGTGGAAGCGGTTGCTACAATGCTGGGAATCTCTGTTCGTTCGGTACAGCGAAGGTGGCGAAAGGCGAGAATTGAAGTGGCAAAGGCCTACCGTGGCCAGGCCGACGTAGCCGGCATGCTGCAATGACCCATCATGGGGCAAGTTTGGATTGGGACGCTCTTTCAGCTGATGAGCGAGAAGCGGTTGAGGATGCTCTCGATGCGTGGGAGGCAGGCGGAACGGACAAGTCCAAGCTCTCAGTCTTTGAACTCTGTGACGATCCCAAGCTGACCCCCTTTATTGAACAGCGTATCGGTGAGCTCGAACGGGTTTCAATTTTCATTGACACAGATATCACCAATGAAGAGTCACGTCCTGAAAATATCGGTCCCGTTCGAATCACAGAAGTGATTTCTCGTGGGATTTTGTGCGATGTGTTTCGTGGCAGGCAGCACGGTACGTCTCGTGATGTAGCGGTTAAGGTTCTGCACCGTAGTGGAAATCCGGGATCTGCCGAGAACGCATTTCGGCAAGAGATTGAGGTCCTTGCCAGGCTCAATCATCCGGGTGTTGCAAAGCTGTATTTTGCCGGTCGCACATCCGACGCCGGGCGGTCTTTGCCCTACTTTGTGATGGAATACCTTCCGGGGCCAAGTCTAATCGACTACGCAACGAAACAGGGTTTTTCAATCGCTGACCGTGTGGACCTGTTTGTCGAAGTGTGCGAGGCGCTTGGCAGCGCCCATCAAGCCGGAGTCATCCACCGAGACCTAAAGCCTTCTAATATTCTGACAACCGAGGATGGCCGACCAAGGATTTTGGATTTTGGGATTGCGAAACTCGTCAAGGCCACCGACACAGTCCATTCGCTCTATGGAATCGGAACACCGGGCTACGTGAGCCCTGAACAGCTTGAAAACGATGTCGCACAGGACACTCGTAGTGACATTTATAGCCTGGGCGTTGTGCTCTATGAGTTGATCTCAGGGATGCTTCCCTACACGCGACCAATGGAGTCGATTGCTGACGCTGCCAATGCGGTGCTAAACGGAGAGTTGGTTGATCTAAGAAAAAGGGCGCCGAATTGCCCACGTGACTTGGCCTCCATCGTCCACAAGTGCCTTCGGAAAGATCCCAGGCATCGTTACCAAAGTGTTGAGATGCTTTTAGCTGATTTGGGGCGATTTAAAAACGGTGACGCGGTAGGCGCGAGGTCGCAGTCTGCGTTGGAGTCGTCGTGGAGGTTTGCTCGTAAATATTGGATCTCGACCACGCTTGCCTGCGCCGTGTTTCTGGCATTTTCTCTTGGAGGACTCACCGCATTTGTATTTTGGAAGCGATCGGAGCAGGCACGTCGCTTATTGAGTGACGAATTGGCGTTGAGGCGTCGGTCCGCGTTCAATCAAGTTCTTGCCAACGCCGACCGAAACTGGCAGGCATCACCCGACCTTGTACGTGGCTGGCTGGATGACGCCGCAACAGCACAGGAGCTGCCGTTTTCGGGCTTTGCAGCAAGGGTGCAAACACACCGAACCAAGCGTGTGGTCAATGAGTTCAAGGCCCATGCCAATGCAGTCAGGGAACTTGCTTACTCAGCTGACAACAGCAAACTCGTCACTGCCGATGTTTCGGGAATCGTGCATGGGTGGGATCTTGAATCGGGGAATCGGATTTGGCAACGAAGATTTGGTCCGCAAAACGTGCGAGGATGTTCGACAAGTCCGGATGGCGAAGTGCTGCTGGTTACAACCTCCGGTGGGTTGAGCCTCCTTGATCTCGCGAGCGGGCAAACGCTTGCGGAGCAAAGCACAGGGTTCAGAGACACCGTTGACGCATCGTTCTCGCCAAATGGAACGCTGGTTTATGCCAGGGGCGACGGCAACCGGATCTCGGTTTGGGATTCTGGGTTAAACGACCACCAAGGGCTGTATGTTGCGCCGTTTAAGAGAGTGTTGCTTGCAGCAATCGACGCAGACGCAAACAGGATGATCGCTGTGAGTCAAAACGGAGAGGCCGTTGCCTGGAATCTGGGCGATGACAACTACCAAAGCTTACTGAAACCTCAGTCACGAACCTTTAACGATGGTTCCATCTCCGCAGATCTTAGCCGTCTTGCATTGGGTGGGCCACGTGGTGAATTTCGAATCTTTGATCTCAACTCACAGCAAGCTGTTTTGGTAGATGAAGAAAATGG
Encoded here:
- a CDS encoding serine/threonine-protein kinase, translating into MTHHGASLDWDALSADEREAVEDALDAWEAGGTDKSKLSVFELCDDPKLTPFIEQRIGELERVSIFIDTDITNEESRPENIGPVRITEVISRGILCDVFRGRQHGTSRDVAVKVLHRSGNPGSAENAFRQEIEVLARLNHPGVAKLYFAGRTSDAGRSLPYFVMEYLPGPSLIDYATKQGFSIADRVDLFVEVCEALGSAHQAGVIHRDLKPSNILTTEDGRPRILDFGIAKLVKATDTVHSLYGIGTPGYVSPEQLENDVAQDTRSDIYSLGVVLYELISGMLPYTRPMESIADAANAVLNGELVDLRKRAPNCPRDLASIVHKCLRKDPRHRYQSVEMLLADLGRFKNGDAVGARSQSALESSWRFARKYWISTTLACAVFLAFSLGGLTAFVFWKRSEQARRLLSDELALRRRSAFNQVLANADRNWQASPDLVRGWLDDAATAQELPFSGFAARVQTHRTKRVVNEFKAHANAVRELAYSADNSKLVTADVSGIVHGWDLESGNRIWQRRFGPQNVRGCSTSPDGEVLLVTTSGGLSLLDLASGQTLAEQSTGFRDTVDASFSPNGTLVYARGDGNRISVWDSGLNDHQGLYVAPFKRVLLAAIDADANRMIAVSQNGEAVAWNLGDDNYQSLLKPQSRTFNDGSISADLSRLALGGPRGEFRIFDLNSQQAVLVDEENGERFDRIGFSADRQWLICVSRRRVLGRHAASDWSTKWTRFVDHNASCLQCAHSQDAYALGFEDGFVQHCRMSSEPLGTVIASDLPRPLHVSVNEQNNRAIVAGDFQLEIDTATGAIVRRFYGIDGPCLGICWHPDGTLDIATGKRRQLLRSSPGQSDWVSILNSKHSIQCLACDRARDRAVAGLGKGEIAVLDSRAGKLRHTFRAHDATVTALAVHVDSGMIASGAENGEAALWDKDHHLLGRWQPHQGRVTDLAFSADGKRLFSVSRDCSLGIFDISAFAPRSAVHLGVDRLHAVAVSSDGQTLAVGGDGCDILLCDAVTGEFQASLTGHDERVTDLQFSADGDSLYSVSLDGTFRCWRPETSTSN